In a single window of the Solea senegalensis isolate Sse05_10M linkage group LG1, IFAPA_SoseM_1, whole genome shotgun sequence genome:
- the tsen15 gene encoding tRNA-splicing endonuclease subunit Sen15, which yields MSLTSHGAETSANWILLHPAYLEMKSLDVGDSAQLHAAFLAYMDLTEVRRWKEVSCVKSPELQLVLLEGKEKEGAHTQTVLALPVHKSLSHRSIRHMLDRGFPALLCAVGSDSTLVYQRMTDGLVTPDPPVGPFQDVGRRQHRKRRQQR from the exons ATGTCTCTGACGTCACACGGTGCTGAGACGTCAGCTAACTGGATCCTGCTGCATCCAGCG taTCTGGAAATGAAGAGTCTGGATGTTGGGGACAGCGCACAGCTGCATGCAGCGTTTCTGGCCTACATGGATCTAACTGAAG TGCGTCGGTGGAAGGAGGTGTCTTGTGTCAAGAGTCCTGAACTGCAGTTGGTGTTGTTGGAGGGAAAGGAGAAGGAAGGAGCACACACGCAGACTGTCCTTGCACTGCCTGTTCATAAATCACTGAGCCACAGAAG CATACGACACATGCTGGACAGAGGGTTTCCGGCGCTGCTGTGTGCGGTGGGATCTGACTCCACCCTTGTCTACCAGAGGATGACCGATGGGTTGGTGACACCCGACCCCCCTGTGGGCCCCTTCCAGGATGTGGGGCGGCGGCAGCACCGGAAGAGACGACAGCAGCGCTGA
- the zgc:55943 gene encoding uncharacterized protein C1orf21 homolog isoform X1 translates to MGCTSAKQVSAVPNGEESQNKAYSNGDLLSDEYKMKGVEKVKYISGEEGGLDGQDSTEKSALLGKGQHLDERGSDGNEKILSIHSSESQQEFFRMLDEKIEKGRDYCSEEEDMT, encoded by the exons atgggcTGCACCTCAGCAAAGCAGGTGTCTGCCGTGCCAAATGGTGAAGAGAGCCAGAATAAAGCCTACAGCAATGGGGACCTCCTCTCCG ATGAGTACAAGATGAAAGGAGTGGAGAAAGTCAAGTACATCAGCGGAGAAGAGGGAGGACTGGACGGCCaggacagcaca GAGAAAAGTGCTCTCCTTGGTAAAGGCCAACATCTGGACGAAAGAGGGTCAGATGGAAATGAAAAGATCCT GAGCATCCACTCCTCAGAGAGTCAGCAAGAATTCTTCAGGATGTTGGATGAGAAAATTGAAAAG GGCCGGGACTACtgttcagaggaggaggatatgACATAG
- the zgc:55943 gene encoding uncharacterized protein C1orf21 homolog isoform X2, protein MGTSSPVSLPTAHTHPDEYKMKGVEKVKYISGEEGGLDGQDSTEKSALLGKGQHLDERGSDGNEKILSIHSSESQQEFFRMLDEKIEKGRDYCSEEEDMT, encoded by the exons ATGGGGACCTCCTCTCCGGTCAGTCTgccaactgcacacacacatccag ATGAGTACAAGATGAAAGGAGTGGAGAAAGTCAAGTACATCAGCGGAGAAGAGGGAGGACTGGACGGCCaggacagcaca GAGAAAAGTGCTCTCCTTGGTAAAGGCCAACATCTGGACGAAAGAGGGTCAGATGGAAATGAAAAGATCCT GAGCATCCACTCCTCAGAGAGTCAGCAAGAATTCTTCAGGATGTTGGATGAGAAAATTGAAAAG GGCCGGGACTACtgttcagaggaggaggatatgACATAG
- the LOC122773740 gene encoding vesicle-trafficking protein SEC22b-like, with the protein MIALTMIARVVDGLPLAASIEEDEQSGRDLQQYQSQAKQLCRKLNTQSPDRCTLEAGDMDFHYLIAQGICYLCLCEASFPKKIAFAYLEDLHNEFYDQYGKKVNTAMRPYSFIEFDTYIQKTKKTYVDSRARRNLGSINTELHDVQRIMVANIEEVLQRGEALSVLDTKASNLSTLSKKYRSDAKYLNTRSAYAKVAAVAVFFITLIIYLRFWWL; encoded by the exons ATGATTGCACTGACAATGATAGCTCGTGTGGTGGACGGACTCCCACTTGCTGCGTCCATAGAGGAGGATGAACAG TCAGGAAGAGACCTCCAGCAGTACCAGAGCCAGGCCAAGCAGCTTTGCCGTAAACTGAACACTCAGAGTCCAGACCGCTGCACCCTGGAGGCTGGAGACATGGACTTTCA CTATTTAATAGCACAGGGCATATGCTACCTGTGCCTCTGTGAGGCTTCATTCCCCAAAAAGATTGCCTTTGCCTACCTTGAAGATCTCCACAATGAGTTCTATGACCAGTatggaaaaaaagtaaacacagcGATGAGGCCGTACTCTTTCATCGAGtttg ACACGTacatacagaaaacaaagaagacataTGTCGACAGCAGAGCCAGGAGGAACCTGGGCAGTATCAACACAGAGCTGCATGATGTACAGAGAATTATGGTGGCAAATATTGAGGAAGTTCTTCAAAGAGGAGAGGCTCTTTCTG TTCTAGACACTAAAGCCAGCAATCTGTCAACCCTGTCAAAGAAGTACCGCAGCGATGCCAAGTACCTCAACACCCGCTCAGCGTACGCCAAGGTGGCTGCTGTGGCCGTGTTCTTCATCACACTCATCATTTACTTgcgtttttggtggctctga
- the imp3 gene encoding U3 small nucleolar ribonucleoprotein protein IMP3: MVRKLKYHEQKLLKKVDFINWEVDNNLHEVKVLRKYHIEKREDYTKYNKLSRNIRDLAQKIRDLDEKDGFRAQTTHRLLEKIYSIGLIPTKQNLSLTEKVTASAFCRRRLPSIMLKLRMAQNLKTAITFIEQGHVRVGPDIITDPAFLVTRNMEDFVTWVDSSKIKQHVLNYNDERDDFDLMA, from the exons ATGGTCCGTAAATTAAAGTACCACGAACAGAAGCTGCTGAAGAAAGTTGACTTCATCAACTGGGAGGTGGACAACAACCTGCACGAGGTCAAAGTGCTGAGGAAGTATCACATCGAAAAGAGGGAAGACTACACCAA GTACAACAAGTTGAGTCGGAACATCAGAGATCTGGCCCAGAAGATCCGAGACCTGGATGAGAAAGATGGCTTCAGAGCTCAGACTACACATCGGCTGCTGGAGAAAAT ATACAGCATTGGTCTCATTCCCACCAAACAGAACCTTTCCCTCACAGAGAAGGTCACAGCTTCTGCCTTCTGCAG GAGGAGGCTGCCGAGCATCATGCTGAAGCTTCGTATGGCTCAGAACCTTAAGACAGCTATCACCTTCATTGAACAAGGAC ATGTGCGTGTTGGCCCGGACATCATCACAGACCCAGCATTTCTAGTCACAAG AAATATGGAAGATTTTGTCACATGGGTGGACTCCTCCAAGATCAAGCAGCATGTCTTGAATTACAATGATGAG aGAGATGACTTTGACTTGATGGCATAA
- the slc35a3b gene encoding solute carrier family 35 member A3b, producing the protein MSHSSRLKYVSLGVLVVQTTSLVLTMRYSRTLKEHGPRYLASSAVVSAEVLKVLTCILLVFRESRFSVQAMNELLKEEIVNKPLETIKLAIPAGIYTLQNNLLYVALSNLDGATYQVTYQLKILTTTLFSVVMLGKKLSFHQWLSLSFLMVGVTLVQLPQDPQAEQKVLSAGSQFVGLIAVLTACVSSGFAGVYFEKILKETKQSVWVRNIQLGVFGFIFALAGMIIYDGEQVQESGIFQGYNTLTCIVVVLQALGGLIIAVVIKYADNILKGFATSMSIIASAVISYFLLEDFNPTGAFFSGAVLVIVATFLYSYQCKPATVSIIKIET; encoded by the exons ATGTCCCACTCCTCGAGGCTGAAGTATGTGTCTCTGGGGGTGCTGGTGGTGCAGACAACCTCACTGGTGCTCACCATGCGCTACTCCCGCACCCTGAAGGAGCATGGTCCGCGATACTTGGCCTCCTCAGCTGTAGTGTCTGCTGAGGTGCTGAAAGTCCTCACCTGCATCCTCTTGGTCTTCAGGGAGAGCA GGTTCAGTGTGCAGGCCATGAATGAGCTGCTGAAGGAGGAGATTGTGAACAAACCCTTGGAGACCATAAAGTTGGCAATTCCTGCAGGAATCTACACGCTGCAGAACAATCTGCTCTATGTTGCCTTGTCCAACCTGGATGGAGCTACCTATCAG GTCACATACCAGCTGAAGATCCTCACCACAACACTGTTCTCTGTCGTCATGCTGGGGAAGAAGCTGAGTTTCCACCAGTGGCTCTCCTTGTCCTTTCTCATGGTTGGAGTCACACTTGTGCAG TTACCTCAGGATCCTCAAGCTGAGCAGAAGGTCCTGTCTGCAGGCTCACAGTTTGTGGGACTGATAGCTGTGCTCACAGCCTGTGTGTCCAGTGGCTTTGCTGGAGTTTACTTTGAAAAAATCCTCAAGGAAACTAAACAGAGTGTGTGGGTCCGTAACATACAGCTGG GAGTCTTTGGCTTCATATTTGCGTTGGCAGGAATGATCATATATGATGGAGAGCAGGTGCAAGAATCAGGAATATTTCAGGGCTACAACACTTTAACCTGCATTGTTGTTGTCTTACAG GCGCTGGGCGGGCTGATCATAGCGGTGGTTATTAAATATGCAGACAACATCCTCAAAGGATTCGCTACTTCCATGTCTATCATTGCGTCTGCTGTCATTTCATATTTCCTGTTGGAGGACTTTAATCCTACTGG TGCATTTTTCTCAGGGGCAGTTCTGGTTATTGTTGCCACATTTCTCTACAGCTACCAGTGCAAACCTGCCACTGTTAGCATCATCAAGATAGAGACCTGA
- the fam78ba gene encoding protein FAM78B, which yields MCILARCHLPPSSLVLLSLLVACTMGCIQSIACKPRIRRENIVVYEVSASIDQCPTIIEENSPIVLRYKTPYFRASAGVVMPPVPRNETWVVGWIQACTQMEFYNTYGDIGMSSWEIPELREGRVKAISDSDGVSYPWYGNTTETVTLTGPTSKPSRLTVSMNDNFYPSVTWAVPISNSNTPMLTHITRDQSFITWLVAMNSVTKERIVLQTVRWRMRVDIAVDPDMPLGSRASLMGRSYQEQPHILNYQEPIPPNALGRPNANDAQVLMWRPRRGAPLVVIPPK from the exons ATGTGCATACTGGCTAGGTGTCATTTGCCCCCTTCTTCACTGGTTTTGCTCAGTTTGCTCGTCGCCTGCACTATGGGTTGTATTCAGAGCATTGCATGCAAGCCCCGCATCAGACGGGAGAACATTGTGGTGTATGAGGTGTCAGCCTCCATTGACCAGTGCCCCACCATTATTGAAGAGAACTCACCAATTGTGCTGCGTTACAAGACGCCTTACTTCAGGGCCTCAGCAGGGGTTGTGATGCCACCAGTGCCCCGTAATGAAACCTGGGTGGTGGGCTGGATCCAGGCTTGTACCCAGATGGAGTTCTACAACACATATGGTGATATTGGAAT GTCTAGCTGGGAGATACCAGAGCTGCGAGAGGGTCGGGTCAAGGCCATCAGCGACTCAGATGGTGTGAGTTACCCCTGGTATGGCAACACCACCGAGACAGTCACCCTGACTGGTCCTACGTCCAAACCGTCCCGTCTGACTGTCAGCATGAACGACAACTTCTACCCTAGTGTGACCTGGGCAGTCCCcatcagcaacagcaacacaccCATGCTGACCCACATCACCAGGGACCAGAGCTTCATCACCTGGCTAGTGGCCATGAATTCTGTCACCAAG GAGCGTATCGTGTTGCAGACAGTGCGGTGGCGGATGCGGGTGGATATAGCTGTGGATCCAGACATGCCTCTGGGATCCCGGGCCTCACTGATGGGCCGTTCCTATCAGGAGCAACCGCACATCCTCAACTACCAGGAGCCCATTCCTCCCAACGCGCTGGGGAGGCCAAATGCCAATGATGCCCAAGTTCTAATGTGGAGACCAAGAAGAGGAGCTCCACTAGTAGTTATACCACCAAAATAA
- the cmpk gene encoding UMP-CMP kinase — translation MIGRLFVTVSQRVPSFIYRVSLMKKPQVVFVLGGPGAGKGTQCSKIVENYCYTHLSAGDLLRAERAREGSEFGQLIASHIKEGKIVPVEITINLLRKAMEETMQKDAKKFRFLIDGFPRNEDNLQGWKKDMDDKADVKFVLFFDCGNEVCINRCLERGKSSGRTDDNRESLEKRLQTYLQSTRPIIELYEKQGKVRSVDASRSVDEVFADVKAILEKED, via the exons ATGATCGGCCGTTTGTTCGTTACTGTGTCTCAGAGGGTGCCGAGCTTCATATACCGGGTGTCGCTGATGAAGAAGCCGCAGGTTGTGTTCGTGCTGGGCGGCCCTGGCGCCGGCAAAGGAACCCAGTGCTCCAAAATCGTGGAG AACTACTGTTACACCCATCTGTCTGCCGGGGACTTGCTGAGAGCAGAGCGAGCAAGGGAGGGGTCAGAGTTTGGACAGCTCATTGCCAGCCACATTAAGGAGGGCAAAATTGTCCCTGTGGAGATCACCATCAACTTACTCAGGAAG GCAATGGAAGAGACGATGCAGAAAGATGCAAAAAAGTTCCGTTTCCTCATCGATGGTTTCCCCCGCAATGAGGACAACCTTCAGGGATGGAAGAAGGACATGGATGACAAAGCAGATGTCAAATTTGTGCTGTTCTTTGACTGCGGCAATGAG GTCTGCATCAACAGATGTCTAGAAAGAGGGAAGAGCAGTGGACGCACAGATGACAACAGAGAAAGTCTGGAGAAAAG ACTCCAGACCTATCTACAGTCTACACGACCAATCATTGAACTGTACGAGAAACAGGGCAAGGTGCGCTCTGTAGATGCCTCTCGCTCCGTGGATGAG GTGTTTGCTGATGTGAAAGCCATCCTGGaaaaagaggattga
- the bcl6ab gene encoding BCL6A transcription repressor b isoform X1, whose product MSVHNLNLKNFDSMATDADGCIQFTRHAGDVLLNFNRLRSRNILTDVTIQVDGQQFHAHKAILVACSGFFYSVFINPDNVDLGVISLDPKVNSIGFSILLDFMYTSCLDLKDSLVLATMETAIYLQMEHVVDTCHRFIKSRHQSLHMQTGQIQTESLHSAAEFPAVRPVSEKEPDFKTNHISSPNVFRGINTSGSYHVYGDFHIHATKMEDSQTITALPRGGSLSPNQCSQVPNTNMAHSQSTTTISHPVPSHPSCPTTIIQSAGAHGSHCGPAAPMEEENIQHPHTTCLRVCPGFSKGVIFSPQSPLRSDCQPNSPTESSSSRNATLSLKQPSDCTDDAKARNWKKYKFIVMNQSCDENEKESQAGGIESTPMSPMLSPCRSGGTGGDSDVQSDEGASKHREEIPNSQSVDSCSSSSSTCSSISHRRCSSCGCDSPQCMDMGQLSPDSYRIDGTIKLQSEYSPSSCDNNTYFCKGCDLKFTDEDSLKDHMVQVHSDKPYKCDCCQAAFRYKGNLASHKTVHTGAKPYHCNICGAQFNRPANLKTHTRIHSGEKPYKCETCGSRFVQVAHLRAHVLIHTGEKPYPCEICGTHFRHLQTLKSHMRIHTGEKPYHCEKCDLHFRHKSQLRLHLRQKHGAVTNTKAQYRRSPSNMATGLVNSC is encoded by the exons ATTTTGACAGCATGGCCACAGATGCAGATGGCTGTATCCAATTCACACGTCATGCAGGCGACGTCCTACTTAACTTTAACCGTCTGCGCAGCAGGAATATCCTAACTGATGTCACCATACAAGTGGACGGACAGCAGTTTCATGCTCACAAGGCCATCCTGGTGGCCTGCAG TGGCTTCTTCTATTCTGTGTTCATTAACCCGGATAATGTAGACCTCGGTGTCATCAGCTTAGACCCCAAGGTGAACTCCATAGGTTTCTCCATCCTGTTGGATTTCATGTACACATCCTGTCTGGACCTTAAAGACAGTCTCGTCCTGGCTACCATGGAAACGGCCATCTATCTCCAGATGGAACATGTGGTTGACACCTGCCACAGGTTCATCAAGTCCAG ACATCAGTCTCTGCATATGCAGACTGGACAGATACAGACTGAATCATTACATTCGGCTGCAGAGTTCCCTGCTGTGAGGCCCGTCAGTGAAAAAGAACCAGACTTCAAAACCAATCACATATCATCCCCCAATGTTTTCAGAGGTATCAACACCTCTGGCTCCTATCATGTCTATGGGGACTTCCATATTCATGCCACAAAGATGGAAGACTCCCAAACCATCACTGCCCTTCCAAGAGGAGGTTCTTTGTCTCCAAATCAATGCTCGCAAGTACCCAACACCAACATGGCTCACAGTCaatccaccaccaccatctccCACCCAGTGCCATCTCATCCCAGTTGCCCGACCACAATTATTCAATCAGCAGGAGCCCATGGGAGCCATTGTGGGCCTGCTGCCCCCATGgaggaagaaaatattcagcACCCACACACCACATGTTTGCGGGTGTGTCCAGGCTTCAGCAAAGGTGTCATCTTTAGCCCTCAAAGCCCACTCAGGTCCGACTGCCAACCAAACTCACCCACGGAGTCCAGCAGCAGTAGAAATGCAACCCTGAGCCTCAAACAGCCCTCAGACTGCACTGATGATGCCAAGGCCCGCAACTGGAAGAAGTACAAGTTCATCGTTATGAACCAGTCTTGCGATGAGAATGAGAAAGAGTCTCAGGCTGGCGGCATTGAATCTACACCAATGTCCCCCATGTTGAGCCCCTGCAGGAGTGGTGGAACCGGTGGAGACAGTGATGTCCAATCAGACGAGGGAGCGAGCAAGCATAGAGAAGAAATCCCCAATTCTCAGAGTGTCGACAgctgcagcagtagcagcagcacctgcagcagTATCAG TCACCGCAGATGCTCCTCTTGTGGCTGCGACAGTCCTCAGTGCATGGATATGGGCCAACTTTCTCCAGACTCATACAGGATAGACGGCACTATCAAACTACAATCAGAATATTCCCCCTCCAGCTGTG ACAACAACACCTACTTCTGCAAAGGGTGTGACCTCAAGTTCACAGATGAAGATTCCCTTAAAGACCACATGGTCCAGGTCCACAGTGACAAGCCATACAAGTGTGACTGCTGCCAGGCTGCCTTCCGCTACAAGGGAAACCTGGCCAGCCACAAGACGGTTCATACAG gagCGAAGCCGTACCACTGCAACATTTGTGGCGCTCAGTTCAACCGACCAGCCAACCTCAAAACTCACACTCGGATCCACTCTGGTGAAAAGCCGTACAAGTGTGAGACATGTGGTTCCAGATTTGTCCAG GTGGCCCATCTTCGCGCCCATGTGCTAATTCACACAGGAGAGAAGCCGTACCCTTGTGAGATCTGTGGAACACACTTCCGCCACCTTCAGACGCTCAAGAGCCACATGCGCattcacacaggagagaaaccttATCAT TGTGAAAAGTGTGACCTCCACTTCAGACATAAGAGTCAGCTGAGGCTTCATCTACGACAGAAGCACGGTGCAGTCACTAACACCAAGGCTCAGTATCGCAGGAGTCCCAGCAACATGGCAACTGGCCTTGTGAACTCCTGCTGA
- the bcl6ab gene encoding BCL6A transcription repressor b isoform X2 — MATDADGCIQFTRHAGDVLLNFNRLRSRNILTDVTIQVDGQQFHAHKAILVACSGFFYSVFINPDNVDLGVISLDPKVNSIGFSILLDFMYTSCLDLKDSLVLATMETAIYLQMEHVVDTCHRFIKSRHQSLHMQTGQIQTESLHSAAEFPAVRPVSEKEPDFKTNHISSPNVFRGINTSGSYHVYGDFHIHATKMEDSQTITALPRGGSLSPNQCSQVPNTNMAHSQSTTTISHPVPSHPSCPTTIIQSAGAHGSHCGPAAPMEEENIQHPHTTCLRVCPGFSKGVIFSPQSPLRSDCQPNSPTESSSSRNATLSLKQPSDCTDDAKARNWKKYKFIVMNQSCDENEKESQAGGIESTPMSPMLSPCRSGGTGGDSDVQSDEGASKHREEIPNSQSVDSCSSSSSTCSSISHRRCSSCGCDSPQCMDMGQLSPDSYRIDGTIKLQSEYSPSSCDNNTYFCKGCDLKFTDEDSLKDHMVQVHSDKPYKCDCCQAAFRYKGNLASHKTVHTGAKPYHCNICGAQFNRPANLKTHTRIHSGEKPYKCETCGSRFVQVAHLRAHVLIHTGEKPYPCEICGTHFRHLQTLKSHMRIHTGEKPYHCEKCDLHFRHKSQLRLHLRQKHGAVTNTKAQYRRSPSNMATGLVNSC, encoded by the exons ATGGCCACAGATGCAGATGGCTGTATCCAATTCACACGTCATGCAGGCGACGTCCTACTTAACTTTAACCGTCTGCGCAGCAGGAATATCCTAACTGATGTCACCATACAAGTGGACGGACAGCAGTTTCATGCTCACAAGGCCATCCTGGTGGCCTGCAG TGGCTTCTTCTATTCTGTGTTCATTAACCCGGATAATGTAGACCTCGGTGTCATCAGCTTAGACCCCAAGGTGAACTCCATAGGTTTCTCCATCCTGTTGGATTTCATGTACACATCCTGTCTGGACCTTAAAGACAGTCTCGTCCTGGCTACCATGGAAACGGCCATCTATCTCCAGATGGAACATGTGGTTGACACCTGCCACAGGTTCATCAAGTCCAG ACATCAGTCTCTGCATATGCAGACTGGACAGATACAGACTGAATCATTACATTCGGCTGCAGAGTTCCCTGCTGTGAGGCCCGTCAGTGAAAAAGAACCAGACTTCAAAACCAATCACATATCATCCCCCAATGTTTTCAGAGGTATCAACACCTCTGGCTCCTATCATGTCTATGGGGACTTCCATATTCATGCCACAAAGATGGAAGACTCCCAAACCATCACTGCCCTTCCAAGAGGAGGTTCTTTGTCTCCAAATCAATGCTCGCAAGTACCCAACACCAACATGGCTCACAGTCaatccaccaccaccatctccCACCCAGTGCCATCTCATCCCAGTTGCCCGACCACAATTATTCAATCAGCAGGAGCCCATGGGAGCCATTGTGGGCCTGCTGCCCCCATGgaggaagaaaatattcagcACCCACACACCACATGTTTGCGGGTGTGTCCAGGCTTCAGCAAAGGTGTCATCTTTAGCCCTCAAAGCCCACTCAGGTCCGACTGCCAACCAAACTCACCCACGGAGTCCAGCAGCAGTAGAAATGCAACCCTGAGCCTCAAACAGCCCTCAGACTGCACTGATGATGCCAAGGCCCGCAACTGGAAGAAGTACAAGTTCATCGTTATGAACCAGTCTTGCGATGAGAATGAGAAAGAGTCTCAGGCTGGCGGCATTGAATCTACACCAATGTCCCCCATGTTGAGCCCCTGCAGGAGTGGTGGAACCGGTGGAGACAGTGATGTCCAATCAGACGAGGGAGCGAGCAAGCATAGAGAAGAAATCCCCAATTCTCAGAGTGTCGACAgctgcagcagtagcagcagcacctgcagcagTATCAG TCACCGCAGATGCTCCTCTTGTGGCTGCGACAGTCCTCAGTGCATGGATATGGGCCAACTTTCTCCAGACTCATACAGGATAGACGGCACTATCAAACTACAATCAGAATATTCCCCCTCCAGCTGTG ACAACAACACCTACTTCTGCAAAGGGTGTGACCTCAAGTTCACAGATGAAGATTCCCTTAAAGACCACATGGTCCAGGTCCACAGTGACAAGCCATACAAGTGTGACTGCTGCCAGGCTGCCTTCCGCTACAAGGGAAACCTGGCCAGCCACAAGACGGTTCATACAG gagCGAAGCCGTACCACTGCAACATTTGTGGCGCTCAGTTCAACCGACCAGCCAACCTCAAAACTCACACTCGGATCCACTCTGGTGAAAAGCCGTACAAGTGTGAGACATGTGGTTCCAGATTTGTCCAG GTGGCCCATCTTCGCGCCCATGTGCTAATTCACACAGGAGAGAAGCCGTACCCTTGTGAGATCTGTGGAACACACTTCCGCCACCTTCAGACGCTCAAGAGCCACATGCGCattcacacaggagagaaaccttATCAT TGTGAAAAGTGTGACCTCCACTTCAGACATAAGAGTCAGCTGAGGCTTCATCTACGACAGAAGCACGGTGCAGTCACTAACACCAAGGCTCAGTATCGCAGGAGTCCCAGCAACATGGCAACTGGCCTTGTGAACTCCTGCTGA